Proteins from one Bdellovibrionales bacterium genomic window:
- a CDS encoding TIGR03643 family protein, with protein sequence MSLPRALKEKIKSLSPEDIDRLIRMGWEDRTSFEAISHQFGFSENEFVRFMRSQLSASVFARWRKRIHHQGHLKHEVKSGLRTTRYKCTRQSVEGRTKGWK encoded by the coding sequence ATGAGTTTACCGCGCGCGCTGAAAGAAAAAATAAAATCTTTATCTCCGGAAGACATCGATCGGTTGATCCGCATGGGATGGGAAGATCGCACGAGCTTCGAGGCGATCTCTCATCAGTTTGGGTTTTCCGAAAACGAGTTTGTGCGCTTTATGCGCAGTCAACTCAGCGCCTCCGTCTTCGCAAGATGGCGTAAGCGCATTCATCATCAAGGCCATTTAAAGCACGAGGTTAAAAGTGGTTTAAGAACCACGCGCTATAAATGCACCCGCCAAAGTGTCGAAGGCCGCACCAAGGGTTGGAAGTAA
- a CDS encoding DUF393 domain-containing protein translates to MKDQKNLQKHLQKKLTVYFDGLCKVCSTEINHYKKQRGAENIVFVDICAPHFDAHKEGVDPVLVHKIMHVRRSDGSLATRVDAFIEIWKQLPRYRVLAKVANITPVRWGLEVGYSCFAVARPFLPRYSAAEDCSDSPYCATHTQ, encoded by the coding sequence ATGAAAGACCAGAAGAATTTGCAAAAGCATTTACAAAAAAAATTAACAGTATATTTCGATGGTCTCTGCAAAGTTTGCAGCACAGAGATCAACCACTACAAAAAGCAGCGCGGAGCCGAGAACATTGTCTTCGTCGATATTTGTGCTCCTCATTTCGATGCCCACAAAGAGGGCGTCGATCCGGTATTGGTTCACAAAATTATGCATGTTCGTCGAAGCGATGGCAGCCTCGCCACGCGGGTCGACGCTTTTATAGAGATTTGGAAGCAATTACCGAGATACCGAGTCCTCGCCAAAGTGGCGAATATCACTCCTGTGCGCTGGGGACTTGAGGTTGGCTACTCTTGTTTTGCAGTGGCCCGCCCGTTTCTTCCCAGATACAGCGCCGCCGAGGACTGTTCCGACAGCCCTTACTGCGCCACTCACACGCAATGA
- the mpl gene encoding UDP-N-acetylmuramate:L-alanyl-gamma-D-glutamyl-meso-diaminopimelate ligase: MTANPLKPNSHVHLMGICGTAMASLAGLLQSQGYRVTGSDQSFYPPMSVQLEKLKIPTFQGYAAQNLESQPDLVIVGNVITRDNPEAVELMRLKLPYMSLPQAMSQFLIQDRHSIVVAGTHGKTTTTSLAAWATESLGLKPGFLVGGIPKNFNQSFQLPQGSWFVIEGDEYDTAFFDKVPKFIHYKPRSVILTSIEFDHADIYKNLDAVKAAFQRLLELIPSDGHLIYNAKDKNIQSLLHFCQCKKISFATQNSGVHADFIAQDIQPVREGVQFKVKSSAGFDQFTIPMFGEYNALNATAVFALLKTLDLKADYQKILSTFKGVKRRQELIGEPNQIQVIEDFAHHPTAVAQTIDTFQRRQDSGKLHAVFEPRSATSRRKVFQKDYIQSFLNADFAYITQPFAQEKLPVDDRFSTDEVVKSISQQGPAQGIACKDSMEVIEQLKRNAKPGDTILIMSNGGFDGIYEKLLKALA; encoded by the coding sequence ATGACAGCGAATCCTCTCAAACCCAATTCTCATGTTCATCTTATGGGCATTTGTGGCACGGCTATGGCTAGCCTGGCCGGTCTTTTACAATCTCAAGGTTATCGAGTGACCGGGAGCGATCAAAGCTTTTATCCACCGATGTCCGTACAGCTTGAGAAATTAAAAATTCCAACCTTTCAAGGTTATGCAGCTCAAAATTTAGAATCCCAGCCCGATTTGGTGATCGTCGGTAATGTGATCACCCGAGACAACCCAGAGGCTGTTGAGCTGATGAGACTCAAGTTGCCCTATATGAGTCTCCCGCAGGCGATGAGTCAATTTCTCATCCAGGATCGTCACTCGATTGTGGTTGCTGGGACACACGGAAAAACGACCACGACATCTTTGGCCGCTTGGGCGACGGAGAGCTTGGGCTTAAAGCCGGGATTCTTGGTTGGTGGGATCCCAAAAAATTTTAATCAATCGTTTCAATTACCCCAGGGATCATGGTTTGTGATCGAAGGAGATGAGTACGACACGGCTTTTTTTGATAAGGTTCCAAAATTCATCCACTACAAGCCGCGCTCGGTGATTCTCACAAGTATCGAGTTTGATCATGCGGATATTTACAAAAATCTTGATGCGGTCAAGGCCGCGTTCCAAAGGCTACTGGAGCTTATCCCTTCCGACGGGCATCTGATTTACAATGCCAAAGATAAAAACATTCAAAGTTTATTGCACTTCTGTCAGTGTAAAAAGATTTCTTTTGCCACCCAAAATTCTGGAGTCCATGCGGACTTTATAGCTCAGGATATTCAACCCGTGCGCGAGGGCGTGCAGTTTAAAGTGAAAAGTTCGGCCGGATTCGATCAGTTTACGATTCCCATGTTTGGAGAATACAACGCTTTGAATGCAACGGCCGTGTTTGCGCTTCTTAAGACTCTGGATCTTAAAGCCGACTATCAAAAAATTCTCAGTACCTTTAAAGGTGTTAAACGACGTCAGGAACTGATTGGCGAGCCGAACCAGATTCAAGTGATCGAAGATTTTGCTCATCATCCGACAGCGGTCGCACAGACTATTGATACTTTTCAGCGGCGACAGGATTCGGGAAAACTCCACGCCGTTTTCGAACCCCGCTCGGCGACGTCGCGGCGAAAAGTATTTCAGAAGGATTATATTCAGTCCTTCCTTAACGCCGATTTTGCCTATATTACCCAGCCATTTGCTCAGGAAAAATTACCAGTGGATGATCGGTTCTCGACTGATGAGGTTGTCAAATCTATTTCTCAGCAAGGGCCGGCTCAGGGGATCGCCTGTAAAGACTCGATGGAAGTGATTGAGCAGCTGAAAAGAAATGCTAAACCCGGAGATACCATTCTTATCATGAGTAATGGTGGGTTCGATGGTATCTATGAAAAATTATTAAAAGCATTGGCCTAA
- a CDS encoding cryptochrome/photolyase family protein — protein MNVVLILGNQLFNPEIFKKKGIEPKTTVFFMREDRELATYYKFHKHKILFYFAAMRTYRDELKSLGYVVHYEEYQKAPKGSTPSSYEEALAAVVKKNKATSVFGFEIEDKFFEKRIAGLLQSRNVSYQRWQSPMFLTSREEFASYLSSTKRPFMKTFYESQRKRLNILVENNKPVGGAWSFDTENRLALPKTMQTPPLPQPQSTPIIKEVSALVEREFSDHPGDSQDFWLPVDRLGAREWLLSFLTERLEEFGPYEDAIAPHSEFVFHSVLTPFLNCGLLTPAEVVRATLRYAHKNKVPLASLEGFIRQVIGWREFIRGIYQNYSEKQEKENFWKHKAQLTSVWYTGNSGVPPLDETLRRTIKRGYAHHIERLMVVGSLMVLLEVEPQAAHRWFMEMFIDSSDWVMGPNVYGMALFSDGGIFATKPYICGSNYLRKMGGYAKDDWCDGVDGLYWQFIKKHKDFFLKNPRLSMMARSCEKITAERWKILNPAAEALRRQLVVSP, from the coding sequence ATGAATGTAGTTCTTATTCTCGGCAATCAACTATTTAATCCCGAAATTTTTAAGAAAAAGGGCATCGAGCCCAAGACCACTGTCTTTTTTATGCGTGAAGACCGAGAGCTCGCCACCTATTATAAATTTCATAAGCACAAAATTCTATTTTACTTTGCGGCCATGCGGACCTACCGGGATGAATTAAAATCTTTGGGCTACGTCGTGCACTACGAGGAGTACCAAAAAGCGCCCAAAGGATCTACTCCATCGAGTTACGAGGAGGCGCTAGCCGCTGTTGTTAAAAAAAATAAAGCGACCTCTGTGTTCGGATTCGAAATTGAAGATAAATTCTTCGAAAAACGAATCGCCGGTCTTTTGCAGTCCCGCAACGTCAGTTACCAGCGCTGGCAAAGCCCGATGTTTCTGACATCGCGAGAGGAGTTCGCCAGCTACTTGTCGTCGACCAAGCGACCGTTTATGAAGACCTTTTACGAAAGTCAGCGAAAGCGTTTAAATATTTTAGTGGAAAACAATAAGCCCGTCGGGGGTGCGTGGAGTTTTGATACGGAAAATCGTTTGGCTCTCCCGAAGACGATGCAAACTCCGCCACTTCCTCAACCCCAAAGCACGCCGATCATCAAAGAGGTCTCTGCACTGGTGGAACGAGAGTTTTCCGATCATCCTGGGGATTCGCAAGATTTCTGGCTTCCGGTGGACCGATTAGGGGCTCGCGAGTGGCTTCTTTCTTTTCTCACCGAGAGACTGGAGGAGTTTGGTCCTTACGAGGATGCCATCGCTCCGCACTCGGAGTTTGTTTTTCACTCGGTACTGACCCCCTTTCTTAATTGTGGCTTATTAACTCCGGCCGAAGTGGTGCGAGCCACTTTGCGCTACGCTCACAAGAACAAAGTTCCTTTGGCTTCGCTCGAGGGCTTTATTCGGCAAGTGATTGGGTGGCGAGAATTTATTCGCGGGATTTATCAGAATTACAGCGAAAAGCAGGAGAAGGAAAATTTTTGGAAGCACAAGGCTCAACTGACGTCGGTGTGGTACACGGGGAATTCGGGCGTTCCTCCACTCGATGAAACCTTACGTCGCACGATCAAGCGCGGTTACGCGCACCATATCGAACGACTGATGGTGGTGGGAAGTTTAATGGTGCTGTTGGAAGTGGAGCCTCAGGCGGCTCATCGCTGGTTTATGGAGATGTTTATAGATTCCTCCGACTGGGTGATGGGTCCTAATGTTTACGGTATGGCTCTCTTCTCTGACGGTGGCATTTTTGCGACGAAGCCCTATATCTGTGGATCCAATTATCTTAGAAAAATGGGTGGATATGCCAAAGACGACTGGTGCGACGGCGTCGACGGGCTGTACTGGCAATTTATCAAAAAGCACAAAGACTTCTTTTTGAAGAATCCGCGATTATCGATGATGGCTCGCTCCTGCGAAAAAATAACGGCCGAGCGCTGGAAGATCTTAAATCCCGCGGCAGAGGCTCTGCGACGTCAACTTGTGGTGAGTCCTTAA
- a CDS encoding alpha/beta hydrolase codes for MSFIKHWLLLPFLLLSPSSGFAKWSAAEYSHLQQATQKNSPFFYKPLSDDVFENTVNPIAWIRIKGILGWYDRPYFKESQFSSPSLAAKRFTYRELVHSPDQPWVVFVPGIFALLSSDYAKYNAQLLARQGYNVAYMANPFSQDYLRSQPFFYPGQIDKEAQVSCDLIRHILAQYHQRKVTVIGLSYGGLLATATAATCPSPIERVVAMNPPLDLRVSFEHVKSWVSEMKTNPHLYEEIMTSNENWLYFKSKIFPGYTAKHFFTRFFVEWLAYSVYHLPHDKPLRQKLIPPGLVLYDKNFYEWLLSFRLETLFENYLKALETPTDRSQLRFWLTQLRSQNVNYSVVTSIDDPINRPAEWNAILREFPKDSLFTLPQGAHLGVSDTTWFEEWFKVLLKPPGGSTPVISSSTAP; via the coding sequence GTGAGTTTTATAAAACACTGGCTCCTTTTGCCATTCTTGTTATTGTCTCCGAGCAGTGGCTTCGCCAAATGGTCTGCCGCTGAGTATAGCCATCTTCAACAGGCCACCCAAAAAAACTCTCCGTTTTTTTATAAACCTCTCAGTGACGATGTTTTCGAAAATACCGTAAATCCGATCGCCTGGATTCGCATCAAAGGAATTTTGGGTTGGTACGACCGACCTTATTTTAAAGAGTCCCAGTTTTCTTCGCCATCCCTGGCAGCGAAACGTTTTACCTATCGAGAACTTGTCCATTCGCCAGATCAACCCTGGGTCGTTTTTGTCCCCGGCATTTTCGCACTTTTGTCTTCAGACTACGCCAAATACAATGCGCAACTGCTGGCGCGCCAAGGGTACAACGTGGCCTACATGGCCAATCCCTTCTCTCAAGATTATCTCAGGTCTCAACCCTTTTTCTACCCTGGCCAAATCGATAAAGAGGCTCAAGTGAGTTGCGATCTGATCCGCCACATCCTTGCCCAATACCATCAGAGGAAAGTCACTGTGATCGGCTTAAGTTACGGAGGACTTCTCGCCACCGCCACTGCGGCCACCTGCCCGTCCCCCATCGAGCGTGTCGTCGCAATGAATCCCCCCTTGGACTTACGAGTTTCTTTTGAACACGTCAAAAGCTGGGTGAGCGAAATGAAGACGAATCCCCATCTCTACGAAGAAATCATGACCAGTAACGAGAACTGGCTCTATTTTAAAAGTAAGATCTTTCCCGGCTATACGGCCAAGCATTTCTTTACGCGATTTTTTGTCGAATGGCTCGCGTATTCGGTGTACCACCTTCCTCACGATAAACCCTTAAGACAAAAACTAATTCCCCCAGGCCTTGTGCTGTACGATAAAAACTTTTACGAATGGCTTTTAAGTTTTCGACTGGAAACACTCTTCGAAAACTACTTAAAGGCTCTCGAAACGCCAACGGATCGGAGCCAGCTGAGATTCTGGCTGACTCAACTGCGCTCTCAAAACGTCAATTACAGCGTGGTCACGAGTATCGATGACCCCATCAATCGGCCGGCAGAATGGAACGCTATCCTCAGGGAATTTCCTAAGGACTCTTTGTTTACTCTTCCTCAAGGAGCTCACCTGGGCGTGAGCGACACAACATGGTTTGAAGAGTGGTTTAAGGTCCTTCTTAAGCCCCCGGGCGGCTCGACGCCCGTCATATCTTCAAGCACAGCGCCTTAA
- a CDS encoding response regulator, with amino-acid sequence MVFAKLAQWWKDLSVAKKLYYLVGLMAILIATEILTLMFTVDILSAVRAFVGGEALWSKSQKNALLELQNYIIIKDEKHYDEFRKNLEVPLGDRQARLEMEKINMDRDVVTNGFLKGLNHVHDIPSMINLIRRFHNVSYLSRSIQAWREAELLLDEMIDLGEEVHRTVNDPQKKIDFKTQQRLFAKISEINNDLTIVENNFSYALGEASRWIEGTLLLCLLGLVLIVESTGLYLTFRFSRTLSETLSEINKTAKKIGAGDFSHTVPVHSGDELGQLAASFNRMTEDLRIKTGERNQAEEASQIKSLFLANMSHEIRTPIAAILGFVEILKDKNTSEEDKIKFLNTISRSGEALVTIINDILDISKVEAGKLEIDKRAFSLQALLQDLQMLLKLRSEEKGISLNFVQKGEIPDRVYSDPARLRQILLNIVGNAIKFTDRGGVTVSYSAEGDQLAFSIRDTGIGIPDAERSKLFKPFSQVDLSIRKNHGGTGLGLVLSRKLAQLLGGDVSLEESKLKGAGSTFLVKVALELPHLEDAPPSAPRSSPLSVSERDLSQFDGKAILLVEDVPDNQYIVSHFLTKVGVNVDTADNGREGVDKASQGQYDVVLMDMQMPVLDGYSATQELRQSGYSKPIIAFTAHAMKEDKQKCLDAGCNDVLTKPIKRIDLLDMVSKYI; translated from the coding sequence ATGGTGTTCGCAAAACTAGCCCAGTGGTGGAAGGATCTTTCCGTCGCGAAAAAGCTCTACTATCTGGTTGGCCTTATGGCCATTTTAATTGCTACGGAAATTCTAACCCTGATGTTCACGGTGGACATCCTTTCGGCCGTACGTGCCTTTGTGGGCGGCGAAGCGCTCTGGTCTAAGTCGCAAAAAAATGCTCTATTGGAATTGCAAAATTACATCATTATTAAAGACGAAAAACATTACGACGAGTTTCGGAAAAATCTAGAGGTGCCACTCGGAGACCGCCAAGCTCGGCTCGAGATGGAAAAGATCAACATGGATCGCGATGTGGTGACCAATGGATTTCTAAAGGGTCTTAATCACGTTCACGACATCCCTTCGATGATCAATCTCATACGTCGATTTCATAACGTGAGTTATCTTTCTCGCTCCATTCAAGCCTGGCGCGAGGCCGAACTCTTGCTCGACGAAATGATTGATCTCGGAGAAGAGGTCCATCGAACCGTGAATGACCCGCAAAAGAAGATCGACTTCAAAACTCAACAAAGGCTTTTCGCTAAAATTTCCGAAATCAATAACGACCTCACAATTGTCGAAAATAATTTCTCCTATGCCCTAGGTGAGGCTTCGCGCTGGATTGAGGGCACACTTCTGCTCTGCCTGTTAGGCTTAGTGTTGATCGTCGAGAGCACCGGACTGTATCTGACTTTTCGATTCAGTCGCACCCTCTCGGAAACACTGAGCGAAATCAACAAGACCGCGAAAAAAATCGGAGCCGGAGATTTTTCACACACTGTACCTGTTCATTCTGGAGATGAACTCGGACAACTGGCAGCCTCATTTAATCGCATGACCGAGGATCTCCGCATCAAAACTGGAGAGCGCAATCAGGCGGAAGAGGCCAGTCAAATCAAAAGCTTATTTTTAGCGAACATGAGTCACGAGATTCGAACTCCCATTGCCGCCATTCTCGGATTTGTCGAAATCCTCAAAGATAAAAACACGTCTGAGGAAGATAAAATAAAGTTTTTAAACACGATCAGTCGCTCGGGCGAGGCCTTGGTCACGATCATCAATGATATCTTGGACATTTCTAAAGTGGAAGCCGGCAAACTAGAAATCGATAAACGCGCCTTCTCCCTACAAGCTCTCCTCCAAGACTTGCAGATGCTTTTGAAGTTACGGAGCGAAGAAAAAGGGATTTCACTCAACTTTGTGCAAAAGGGAGAAATCCCGGATCGAGTTTATTCCGACCCGGCTCGGCTCCGCCAAATTCTTCTCAACATTGTAGGAAATGCGATTAAATTCACGGATCGAGGCGGAGTGACGGTGAGCTACAGCGCAGAGGGAGACCAACTTGCCTTTTCCATTAGAGATACCGGGATCGGAATTCCCGACGCGGAACGAAGCAAACTTTTTAAACCTTTCTCGCAAGTCGATCTCTCTATTCGGAAAAATCACGGAGGAACCGGGCTAGGATTAGTTCTCTCAAGGAAACTGGCCCAACTCCTCGGCGGAGATGTGTCCCTCGAAGAAAGTAAACTCAAGGGCGCGGGAAGTACTTTTCTCGTTAAAGTGGCTCTCGAGCTCCCGCACCTCGAAGACGCTCCGCCGTCGGCCCCCCGTTCGTCTCCGCTTTCGGTTTCGGAAAGAGATTTGTCCCAATTTGATGGAAAGGCCATTCTCTTGGTGGAGGATGTTCCTGATAACCAATACATCGTCAGTCACTTTCTCACGAAGGTCGGCGTCAACGTTGATACCGCTGATAACGGGCGCGAGGGTGTCGACAAAGCCAGCCAAGGACAATACGACGTGGTTCTCATGGACATGCAGATGCCCGTGCTCGATGGATACTCAGCAACTCAAGAACTCCGTCAATCGGGTTACTCGAAGCCCATTATTGCCTTTACCGCCCACGCTATGAAGGAGGACAAACAGAAATGTTTGGACGCCGGTTGCAACGACGTTTTGACCAAGCCCATCAAACGCATCGATCTCCTCGACATGGTCTCAAAGTATATTTAG
- the mutS gene encoding DNA mismatch repair protein MutS: MKQYWDIKAAHQDKILLFRMGDFFEIFHDDATTVAPLVGITLTVRNKKSGDQTPMCGVPHHSIAGPINKLLAAGYKIAICDQIEDPALAKGLVKRAVTRILSPGMVFDPDTLDADQFNYMAAFDEKTVGFVEPTTGETFYYEYKTPAILKKIMLTISPVELVISEEQKPMAEELFGKQFVLSVHDGKRVAYSSHLCLQRVVSYATHMQSEEILKTLGVPELRSFEERLHLSQDVLRHLEIFKTYKGETAGTLYSVINKTKTAGGSRRLKQWLMFPLTEARKIEARWNQIAWWLDHLHELRSVRESLQGIGDFERKLGKISQPNAHPRDLQSLADTFGRAQQIFQIFSDHEEDLRSMATWKNEIDKTFEEDIPLNFRETGFIRRGVSADLDELIELSTNSQAKVLELEAKEKELTQISSLKVRYNNVFGYYIEVTNTHTSKVPLQRYQRKQTLTNAERYTTDELVELERKVITARTRRAELEMEIYQRLKNDLLQEMSQFLKIAHFCNDLDVITSLAWLALDKNYCRPQIATEQVVDLRSSRHPVIEEKVSFVPNDIRLGRSECMLLTGPNMAGKSTIMRQVAIAAILCQMGSYVPATSAELPLFDRIFTRIGASDFLTEGLSTFMVEMKETAEMLRESTEKSLVVLDEVGRGTSTYDGLSLAQSILEFLLEKTKPLVLFATHYHELTALEVAYAQLKNAHMLIHEKKEELQFLYTLKPGSAQKSYGIQVAQLAGMPQAVIRRAQALLKSMESNQREVMEKSHSPQLDLWSRADVEEKSTPEDSAELALAKELLRQMQEAPIQSMTPLQALNQMAEWQKQVT; encoded by the coding sequence ATGAAGCAGTACTGGGACATCAAAGCCGCTCACCAGGATAAAATCCTACTTTTCCGAATGGGCGATTTTTTCGAAATTTTTCATGACGATGCCACCACGGTCGCGCCTCTTGTGGGAATTACGCTCACAGTTCGAAATAAAAAATCGGGAGATCAGACTCCGATGTGTGGGGTGCCTCATCACAGCATCGCAGGCCCCATCAACAAGTTGCTCGCCGCCGGTTATAAAATCGCCATCTGCGATCAGATCGAAGATCCCGCTCTCGCCAAAGGATTGGTCAAACGTGCGGTGACTCGCATTTTAAGTCCAGGGATGGTGTTCGATCCCGACACCTTAGATGCCGATCAATTTAATTACATGGCAGCGTTCGATGAAAAAACGGTGGGCTTTGTCGAGCCGACCACCGGCGAAACCTTTTATTACGAATACAAAACGCCGGCCATTCTTAAAAAAATTATGCTCACCATTTCTCCGGTAGAGTTGGTTATCAGTGAAGAGCAAAAGCCCATGGCCGAAGAGCTTTTTGGAAAACAATTTGTTTTGTCGGTGCACGATGGGAAGCGGGTGGCTTACTCGAGTCATCTGTGTTTGCAGCGAGTGGTGAGTTATGCCACTCACATGCAAAGCGAAGAAATTTTAAAAACCCTCGGCGTGCCTGAGCTGCGGTCTTTTGAGGAGCGCTTGCATTTAAGCCAAGACGTTCTTCGGCATCTTGAAATCTTTAAAACGTATAAGGGCGAAACGGCCGGGACGTTGTATTCGGTGATCAATAAAACGAAAACCGCTGGAGGGAGTCGTCGACTCAAGCAGTGGTTGATGTTCCCGCTCACCGAAGCTCGGAAGATTGAAGCGCGCTGGAATCAGATCGCCTGGTGGTTGGACCATCTTCACGAGCTCCGATCCGTGCGCGAGAGTTTACAGGGGATCGGGGATTTCGAAAGAAAGCTAGGGAAGATTTCTCAACCCAATGCCCATCCTCGCGATTTACAATCTTTGGCCGATACGTTCGGACGGGCCCAGCAGATCTTTCAAATTTTTTCCGATCACGAAGAAGACCTGCGGAGCATGGCCACCTGGAAAAACGAGATTGATAAAACGTTTGAGGAAGACATCCCCTTAAATTTTCGCGAAACAGGGTTTATCCGTCGAGGTGTGAGCGCGGATCTCGATGAGCTCATTGAACTTTCGACGAACAGTCAGGCGAAAGTTTTAGAGCTCGAAGCCAAGGAAAAAGAGCTGACACAAATCTCGAGCCTTAAAGTTCGCTACAATAATGTCTTTGGTTATTACATTGAAGTGACCAATACCCATACGAGCAAAGTTCCACTCCAGAGATACCAGCGCAAACAAACGCTGACCAATGCGGAACGCTACACCACAGATGAGCTTGTGGAGCTTGAGCGCAAAGTGATCACGGCGCGCACTCGCCGTGCGGAGCTCGAGATGGAAATCTATCAGCGGTTAAAAAATGATCTGCTCCAAGAAATGTCGCAGTTTTTAAAAATTGCTCACTTTTGCAATGATCTCGACGTGATCACGTCTCTGGCGTGGCTCGCTTTGGATAAAAATTATTGCCGTCCCCAAATTGCTACCGAGCAGGTGGTTGATCTGCGGTCCTCACGCCATCCGGTGATTGAGGAAAAGGTGAGCTTTGTGCCGAATGATATTCGTTTAGGACGCAGTGAATGTATGCTTCTGACCGGTCCTAACATGGCCGGGAAGAGTACGATCATGCGCCAAGTGGCTATCGCGGCGATCCTTTGCCAGATGGGGAGTTATGTGCCAGCGACTTCGGCGGAGCTTCCACTGTTTGATCGAATTTTTACTCGCATTGGCGCGAGTGATTTCCTGACGGAAGGTCTATCGACCTTTATGGTGGAGATGAAAGAAACCGCAGAAATGCTTCGCGAGTCGACCGAGAAGTCTTTGGTGGTTCTTGATGAAGTGGGGCGAGGAACTTCGACTTATGATGGGTTGAGTTTGGCTCAATCCATTCTCGAATTTTTGCTGGAGAAAACAAAGCCTCTCGTTTTGTTTGCCACCCACTACCATGAGTTGACCGCACTCGAAGTGGCGTATGCCCAACTTAAAAACGCGCACATGCTCATTCACGAAAAAAAGGAAGAGCTGCAGTTCCTGTACACTCTCAAGCCAGGCTCCGCGCAAAAGTCCTACGGAATTCAAGTGGCGCAGTTGGCCGGAATGCCTCAAGCGGTGATTCGACGCGCGCAAGCGCTGCTCAAGTCGATGGAGAGCAATCAACGGGAAGTGATGGAGAAGAGCCATTCGCCGCAACTCGATCTTTGGTCTCGGGCGGATGTTGAAGAGAAGTCGACTCCAGAGGATTCCGCAGAATTGGCACTGGCAAAAGAGCTCCTTCGACAGATGCAAGAGGCGCCGATCCAAAGCATGACCCCTCTCCAAGCGTTAAATCAAATGGCCGAATGGCAAAAGCAAGTGACCTAA